Proteins from a single region of Lelliottia sp. JS-SCA-14:
- a CDS encoding protein-glutamate methylesterase/protein-glutamine glutaminase: MSKIRVLSVDDSALMRQIMTEIINSHSDMEMVATAPDPLVARDLIKKFNPDVLTLDVEMPRMDGIDFLEKLMRLRPMPVVMVSSLTGKGSEITLRALELGAVDFVTKPQLGIREGMLAYSEMIAEKIRTASRAKLTAHTPAAVPATLKAGPLLSSEKLLVIGASTGGTEAIRHVLQPLPLSSPGILITQHMPPGFTRSFAERLNKLCQISVKEAEDGERVLPGHAYIAPGDKHMELARSGANYQIKIHDGPPVNRHRPSVDVLFHSVAKHAGRNAVGVILTGMGNDGAAGMLAMHQAGAWTIAQNEASCVVFGMPREAINMGGVSEVVDLSQVSQQMLAKISAGQAIRI; encoded by the coding sequence ATGAGTAAGATCAGGGTGTTGTCTGTCGATGATTCCGCGTTGATGCGCCAGATCATGACTGAAATTATCAATAGCCATAGCGACATGGAGATGGTGGCGACTGCGCCCGATCCGCTCGTCGCGCGGGATTTAATTAAGAAATTTAACCCCGATGTGCTGACGCTGGACGTCGAAATGCCGCGCATGGACGGGATTGATTTCCTTGAGAAATTGATGCGTCTGCGTCCCATGCCGGTGGTGATGGTCTCCTCGCTGACCGGGAAAGGTTCAGAAATTACCCTGCGCGCGCTGGAGCTGGGAGCGGTGGATTTTGTCACCAAACCGCAGCTGGGCATTCGCGAAGGGATGCTTGCCTACAGCGAGATGATCGCCGAGAAGATCCGCACCGCGTCGCGCGCCAAACTGACGGCGCACACCCCTGCGGCCGTCCCTGCGACGCTGAAGGCCGGTCCGCTGCTGAGTTCGGAAAAACTGCTGGTGATCGGCGCGTCAACCGGAGGAACAGAGGCAATTCGCCATGTACTCCAGCCATTGCCGCTTTCAAGCCCGGGTATTCTTATTACCCAGCATATGCCGCCAGGCTTTACCCGTTCGTTCGCTGAGCGCCTGAATAAGCTATGCCAGATTAGCGTGAAAGAGGCGGAAGACGGTGAACGTGTTCTGCCGGGTCACGCCTATATCGCACCGGGCGACAAGCATATGGAGCTGGCGCGCAGTGGCGCTAACTATCAAATCAAAATTCATGACGGTCCGCCGGTTAACCGGCACCGTCCGTCTGTGGATGTGCTGTTTCATTCGGTGGCGAAACATGCGGGGCGCAACGCCGTTGGGGTGATCCTGACGGGGATGGGCAACGATGGCGCCGCCGGAATGCTCGCGATGCACCAGGCTGGCGCCTGGACGATTGCGCAGAATGAAGCAAGTTGTGTGGTGTTCGGCATGCCGCGCGAGGCCATCAATATGGGTGGCGTGAGCGAAGTGGTCGATCTTAGCCAGGTAAGCCAGCAGATGCTGGCGAAAATCAGTGCCGGACAGGCAATACGTATTTAA
- a CDS encoding fimbria/pilus outer membrane usher protein: protein MAVGARPLKPAMIILLCVTTSAWAENGDDSLPPPPDAQALNSEAVFQLSVVINHYDTGLVVPVTQRNGTFFISSADLLRAGLPPEQVPNGEVDLSRLAHVGVEYDSAAQRLLLSVPRDWVSTRVTPFGGQTAQSKPQYGRGALLNYDLYTNHTEHIGGQASLWHEFRYFNENGSLSSTGYTRKSFAGDSGQQEGYVRYDTTVMITNEDDATTWTAGDVISDALSWSSSVRMGGISYGRDFSLRPDLVTWPLPEFSGEAAVPTSVDLFINGYRSGSTQLQPGPFTLTNLPYINGAGDAVLITTDALGRQVSTTMPFYVTSDLLKQGLSDGAVTLGSLRRSYGIKNFDYGPAAGSGSYRYGLTDWLSLEGHGEAAEELALGGAGTVVKLGQLGVVNGSYTHSRMRGDDGGQINWGYQYSTSAFSLATQHSRRDRGYGNLALYDQPTIYDEHDQPIASLSRNTDQYSLTFNLGNYGNIGAAWIGVESFDSQKTELLNLSWSRNLWGSSSIYLAASRDQQRGDWTVAMSLQIPIGERDSAAVTFENTPDSGSTQRINYNHSMPSDGGLSWNMAWANQSRSQNYQQATLGWRNNNIEVQGGGYGEQDMMTWWGEAMGSIVLMDNEVFAANKINDAFVVISTDGHPDVPVNYENQPVGKTNHNGYLLVSGVSAYYPASYSINTLNLPADTRLKETERRVAIRRHSGYLVDFPMEQERVASVILHDPQGEAIPVGSQVKRAARSTAVVGYDGIAWLENLNDVNPLEVILPEGKRCYATLTIGANPDHKLQTFGPLTCREAP from the coding sequence ATGGCAGTCGGCGCCCGCCCACTGAAACCGGCGATGATCATCCTGCTTTGCGTGACGACCAGCGCCTGGGCCGAAAACGGTGATGACAGTTTACCGCCCCCGCCGGATGCGCAGGCGCTCAACAGCGAGGCCGTGTTCCAGCTCTCGGTGGTGATCAACCACTACGACACCGGCCTGGTGGTCCCCGTCACGCAGCGCAACGGGACTTTTTTTATCTCCAGCGCCGATCTGCTGCGCGCCGGTCTGCCGCCGGAACAGGTGCCGAACGGCGAAGTCGATCTCTCCCGGCTGGCGCATGTGGGCGTGGAGTATGACAGTGCCGCCCAGCGCCTGCTGCTGAGCGTCCCGCGCGACTGGGTATCGACCCGGGTCACGCCCTTCGGCGGACAGACCGCCCAGAGCAAGCCCCAGTATGGCAGGGGCGCGCTGCTCAATTACGATCTCTACACCAACCACACGGAACACATCGGCGGCCAGGCCTCGCTCTGGCACGAGTTCCGCTATTTCAATGAAAACGGGTCGCTCTCTTCAACCGGGTATACGCGCAAAAGCTTTGCCGGTGACTCGGGCCAGCAGGAAGGGTACGTCCGTTACGACACCACGGTGATGATCACCAATGAAGACGACGCGACCACCTGGACCGCCGGGGATGTGATCAGCGATGCGTTAAGCTGGAGCAGTAGCGTACGCATGGGCGGGATCAGCTACGGGCGCGACTTCTCCCTGCGTCCGGACCTGGTCACCTGGCCGCTGCCGGAGTTTTCCGGCGAAGCGGCGGTGCCGACGTCGGTGGATCTGTTCATCAACGGCTATCGTTCCGGCTCGACGCAGCTCCAGCCCGGCCCGTTCACCCTCACCAATCTGCCCTACATCAACGGTGCAGGGGACGCGGTACTGATCACCACCGATGCGCTCGGGCGCCAGGTCAGCACCACCATGCCGTTCTATGTCACCAGCGATCTCCTCAAGCAGGGGCTGAGCGATGGGGCGGTGACGCTGGGGAGTCTGCGTCGCAGCTACGGCATCAAGAATTTTGACTACGGCCCGGCGGCGGGCAGCGGCTCGTATCGTTACGGCTTAACCGACTGGCTGAGCCTGGAAGGGCACGGCGAAGCGGCAGAAGAGCTGGCCCTCGGCGGGGCGGGAACGGTGGTCAAACTGGGGCAGCTCGGCGTGGTCAACGGCTCTTACACCCACAGCCGAATGAGAGGCGACGACGGCGGGCAGATCAACTGGGGCTATCAGTACAGCACCAGCGCCTTTAGCCTCGCGACGCAGCACTCCCGGCGCGATCGCGGATACGGCAACCTGGCGCTCTACGATCAGCCGACTATCTATGATGAGCACGATCAGCCCATCGCCAGCCTGAGCCGCAATACCGACCAGTATTCGCTCACTTTTAATCTCGGTAACTACGGCAATATCGGCGCGGCGTGGATTGGCGTGGAGAGTTTTGACAGCCAGAAAACCGAGCTGCTGAACCTCTCCTGGAGCCGCAATCTGTGGGGAAGCAGCAGTATTTATCTCGCCGCCAGTCGCGACCAGCAGCGCGGCGACTGGACGGTGGCGATGTCCCTGCAAATTCCGATAGGCGAGCGGGACAGCGCCGCCGTCACCTTTGAAAACACGCCGGATTCCGGCAGCACCCAGCGCATCAACTACAACCACTCGATGCCGTCCGACGGCGGACTGAGCTGGAATATGGCGTGGGCGAATCAGTCGAGATCGCAAAACTATCAGCAGGCGACGCTGGGCTGGCGCAACAACAATATCGAAGTGCAGGGCGGGGGATACGGCGAGCAGGACATGATGACCTGGTGGGGCGAGGCGATGGGCTCGATCGTCCTGATGGACAACGAAGTGTTTGCTGCCAATAAAATCAACGACGCCTTCGTGGTGATCAGCACCGACGGCCACCCGGACGTGCCGGTCAACTACGAAAACCAGCCGGTCGGCAAAACCAATCACAACGGCTATCTGCTGGTCAGCGGCGTATCGGCCTACTACCCGGCGAGCTACAGCATCAACACGCTCAATCTGCCCGCCGATACGCGGCTCAAAGAGACGGAACGCCGCGTCGCCATTCGCCGTCACAGCGGTTATCTGGTGGATTTCCCGATGGAGCAGGAGCGAGTGGCGAGCGTGATTCTGCACGATCCGCAAGGGGAGGCGATCCCCGTCGGCAGCCAGGTGAAACGCGCGGCGCGCAGCACGGCGGTGGTCGGGTATGACGGCATCGCGTGGCTGGAGAATCTCAACGACGTGAACCCGCTGGAAGTGATTCTGCCGGAGGGGAAACGCTGCTATGCCACCCTGACCATCGGCGCGAATCCGGATCACAAGCTGCAAACCTTCGGGCCGCTGACCTGCCGGGAGGCCCCGTGA
- the cheZ gene encoding protein phosphatase CheZ, with translation MIKPAMKPVEEHSANEIIVRIGSLTRMLRDSLRELGLDQAIAEAAEAIPDARDRLDYVVQMTAQAAERALNSVEASQPHQDEMEKGAKALSKRWDEWFENPIELADARELVTDTRQYLGDVPGHTSFTNAQLLDIMMAQDFQDLTGQVIKRMMDVIQEIERQLLMVLLENMPEPAARPKRENESLLNGPQLDTTKAGVVASQDQVDDLLDSLGF, from the coding sequence ATGATAAAACCTGCTATGAAACCGGTCGAGGAACATTCGGCCAATGAGATTATTGTCCGTATCGGCAGCCTGACGCGTATGTTGCGCGACAGCCTGCGCGAGCTGGGCTTAGATCAGGCGATTGCCGAAGCGGCAGAAGCCATCCCCGATGCGCGCGACCGTCTCGACTATGTTGTGCAGATGACCGCTCAGGCGGCAGAGCGCGCGCTGAACAGCGTTGAAGCCTCTCAACCGCACCAGGATGAGATGGAAAAGGGGGCGAAAGCCCTGAGCAAACGCTGGGACGAGTGGTTCGAAAATCCAATCGAACTCGCGGATGCCCGTGAGCTAGTGACGGATACCCGTCAATATCTGGGCGATGTCCCGGGACACACCAGCTTCACCAACGCGCAGCTGCTGGACATCATGATGGCGCAGGATTTCCAGGACCTGACGGGTCAGGTGATCAAGCGCATGATGGATGTGATTCAGGAGATCGAACGTCAGCTGCTGATGGTGCTGCTGGAGAATATGCCAGAGCCTGCGGCGCGTCCGAAACGCGAGAACGAAAGCCTGCTCAATGGCCCGCAGCTCGACACCACCAAGGCGGGCGTGGTGGCCAGCCAGGATCAGGTGGACGATCTGCTGGACAGTCTCGGCTTCTAA
- the tar gene encoding methyl-accepting chemotaxis protein II, which translates to MLNRIRVVTMLMMVLVIFALLQLISGGLFFSSLKNNQQSFAVSNDLRLQQSELTSTWDLMLQTRINLSRSSARMMMDPNNQQSSAKTDLLKNARATLADAAKHYDAFKKITPLPSMVQASENIDEKYTAYAAGLAELTQFLENGNMDAYFAQPTQGMQNALGKALSEYATASSEQYLAAFNESKSDYHFAKWQMAILALALVIVLVAVWYGIRAILLNPLARVIGHIREIASGDLTKTLVISGRNEITELAGSVDHMQRSLTDTVTNVRQGSDAIYTGTSEIAMGNNDLSSRTEEQASALEETAASMEELTATVKQNADNARQAAHLAESASETAQRGGKVVDGVVKTMHEIAGSSKKIADIISVIDGIAFQTNILALNAAVEAARAGEQGRGFAVVAGEVRNLASRSANAAKEIKSLIEDSVARVDTGSVLVESAGETMNDIVNAVTRVTDIMGEIASASDEQSRGIDQVALAVSEMDRVTQQNAALVQESAAAAAALEDQASRLKMAVSAFRLTSGPQNTVASRAISAGAAPAARMNNTRAQAAGQEENWETF; encoded by the coding sequence ATGTTGAACCGTATCCGCGTTGTCACAATGCTGATGATGGTGCTGGTCATTTTCGCACTTCTTCAGCTTATTTCCGGTGGGCTGTTTTTCTCATCCTTAAAAAATAACCAGCAGAGTTTTGCTGTTTCCAATGATTTACGTCTCCAGCAGAGTGAGCTGACGTCGACCTGGGATCTGATGCTGCAAACGCGTATCAACCTGAGCCGCTCTTCCGCCCGCATGATGATGGACCCGAACAATCAGCAGAGCAGCGCGAAAACCGATCTGCTGAAAAATGCGCGCGCGACCCTGGCCGACGCCGCGAAACACTACGACGCCTTCAAAAAGATTACGCCGCTGCCTTCCATGGTGCAGGCGAGCGAAAACATTGACGAAAAATACACGGCCTATGCTGCCGGACTGGCTGAACTGACCCAGTTCCTCGAAAACGGCAATATGGACGCCTATTTCGCCCAGCCGACGCAGGGGATGCAAAACGCCCTTGGCAAAGCGCTGAGCGAATACGCTACCGCCAGCAGCGAGCAGTACCTCGCGGCCTTCAACGAAAGCAAAAGCGACTACCACTTTGCCAAATGGCAAATGGCGATCCTGGCCCTCGCGCTGGTGATTGTGCTGGTGGCCGTGTGGTACGGCATTCGCGCCATTCTGCTCAACCCGCTGGCGCGAGTGATCGGTCACATTCGTGAAATCGCCAGTGGCGACCTGACCAAAACGCTGGTGATTTCTGGTCGTAACGAAATCACCGAGCTGGCGGGCAGCGTCGATCACATGCAGCGCTCTCTGACCGACACCGTCACCAACGTGCGTCAGGGATCGGATGCGATCTACACCGGCACCAGTGAAATCGCCATGGGCAACAACGATCTCTCCTCGCGTACCGAAGAGCAGGCCTCTGCCCTGGAAGAGACAGCCGCCAGCATGGAAGAACTCACCGCGACCGTGAAGCAAAACGCCGATAACGCCCGTCAGGCGGCACATCTGGCAGAAAGCGCCTCCGAAACCGCACAGCGCGGCGGCAAGGTGGTGGATGGCGTGGTGAAAACCATGCACGAGATCGCCGGAAGCTCGAAAAAAATCGCCGATATCATCAGCGTGATCGACGGGATTGCCTTCCAGACCAACATCCTCGCCCTGAACGCCGCCGTTGAAGCGGCGCGTGCGGGCGAGCAGGGGCGTGGCTTTGCCGTCGTCGCCGGGGAAGTGCGCAACCTGGCGAGCCGCAGCGCCAACGCGGCAAAAGAGATCAAATCCCTGATAGAAGATTCTGTCGCTCGCGTCGATACCGGCTCCGTGCTGGTTGAAAGCGCGGGTGAAACCATGAACGACATCGTCAACGCGGTGACGCGCGTGACCGACATCATGGGCGAAATCGCCTCTGCGTCCGATGAGCAGAGTCGCGGGATCGACCAGGTGGCGCTGGCGGTGTCAGAAATGGATCGTGTCACACAACAAAACGCCGCGCTGGTGCAGGAGTCCGCGGCCGCGGCCGCTGCGCTGGAAGACCAGGCGAGCCGTCTGAAGATGGCCGTCTCGGCGTTTCGCCTTACCTCTGGACCACAAAATACGGTGGCGTCCCGGGCAATCTCTGCCGGGGCCGCGCCTGCCGCAAGGATGAACAACACCCGCGCGCAGGCCGCCGGACAAGAAGAAAACTGGGAAACATTTTGA
- a CDS encoding spore coat U domain-containing protein, producing MKRLLIALMLLLFSGGSWAVCNISTVNANFGSVTSFALSGTGEVETTGTLVVSCDAILNLITNDSVTLNYTAATVSANSRATMKRTDNATITDVIPTRLCGLSGCSGSSEVQIAKAYTWSGATLLNLLGAKQYNIPLYFRTVAGQNVTAGPYQVVLTFSINYNVCSVGAVGLCLTPQTGTATTSITLNMNVTNDCSAMTTPNVNFNSAPLVQNFPTVSQAISVTCTKGSTYTIGINNGANASNGVRRMISNGNYINYDIYKEATSNRWGGSGTERWTSATSSQVSTDGLLRTYNYTAKVLTGQTTPPAGTYSDTLIVDVAF from the coding sequence GTGAAACGCCTGCTGATCGCCCTGATGCTGCTGTTGTTCTCGGGCGGCAGCTGGGCGGTGTGTAACATCAGCACCGTCAATGCGAATTTCGGCAGCGTGACGTCGTTTGCCTTGAGCGGCACGGGCGAAGTTGAAACCACCGGCACGCTGGTGGTGAGCTGCGATGCGATCCTGAACCTCATCACCAATGACTCCGTAACCCTGAACTACACCGCCGCGACCGTCTCAGCTAACAGCCGCGCGACCATGAAACGCACGGACAATGCGACCATCACCGATGTCATTCCCACCCGGCTGTGCGGGCTGTCGGGCTGTTCCGGCAGCAGCGAAGTGCAAATCGCCAAAGCCTATACCTGGAGCGGCGCCACGCTGCTCAACCTGCTGGGGGCCAAGCAGTACAACATCCCTCTTTATTTCCGCACGGTAGCGGGGCAAAACGTGACGGCGGGGCCGTATCAGGTGGTGTTGACCTTTAGCATTAACTACAACGTCTGTTCCGTCGGGGCCGTCGGACTTTGCCTCACGCCGCAAACCGGCACCGCCACCACCAGCATTACGCTCAACATGAACGTCACCAACGATTGCAGCGCAATGACCACACCAAACGTCAACTTTAACAGCGCGCCGCTGGTGCAAAATTTTCCCACCGTCTCGCAGGCCATTTCCGTTACCTGCACCAAGGGCAGCACCTACACCATCGGCATCAACAATGGCGCCAACGCCTCGAATGGCGTGCGCCGAATGATAAGCAACGGTAATTATATTAATTATGACATTTATAAAGAGGCGACCAGCAACCGCTGGGGCGGCAGCGGAACCGAGCGCTGGACGAGCGCCACCTCATCACAGGTCAGTACTGACGGGCTTCTGCGCACCTATAATTACACCGCCAAAGTGCTCACCGGCCAGACAACTCCCCCCGCCGGAACCTACTCCGACACCCTGATCGTCGACGTCGCATTCTGA
- the tap gene encoding methyl-accepting chemotaxis protein IV: protein MLNRIRISTTLFLILILCGVLQVGSNGLSFWAFRDGYQNLQEVETSNQQRSSLAQTRAVLLQASTALNKAGTLTALSYPPDDIKALMTTARDSLKQAEAQFNAFGAQEALSDKAKALKAEMQKGYSQWHSDLEHQATWLENNQLSDFLTAPVQDSQAAFDKSFNAWQQDMNQFVEEASSDSRTSYHMSGVIFATVVILALLLTGGALLWSRKMIVLPLAIISSHFDSIAKGNLARPVAVFGKNEISAIFASLKAMQGSLRETVTDVRQGSYAMHTGISEIAAGNNDLSSRTEQQAASLAQTAASMEELTATVSQNADNARQASDLAKQAALTAKKGGDQASHVASTMQQIATSSQKIGDIISVIDGIAFQTNILALNAAVEAARAGEQGRGFAVVAGEVRNLASRSANAAKEIKVLIEESVSRVQQGSQLVDTAAHTMTEIVTSVTRVNDIMGEIASASDEQRRGIEQVALAVTQMDQVTQQNASLVEEAAAATDQLANQADHLTGLVAVFNVKEQVEKVAEVGRSQAVPVVT from the coding sequence ATGTTAAATCGTATTCGTATCTCGACCACACTGTTTTTGATTCTGATCCTTTGCGGTGTGTTGCAAGTTGGCAGTAATGGATTGTCTTTCTGGGCTTTTCGCGATGGCTATCAGAACTTACAGGAAGTTGAGACGAGTAATCAGCAGCGCTCCTCGCTCGCGCAAACCCGCGCGGTGCTTTTGCAGGCCAGCACCGCGCTGAATAAAGCGGGCACATTAACGGCATTAAGTTATCCGCCTGATGACATCAAGGCGCTGATGACCACCGCGCGTGACAGCCTGAAACAGGCCGAAGCGCAGTTTAACGCCTTCGGCGCGCAGGAGGCGCTCAGCGACAAAGCCAAAGCGCTGAAAGCCGAGATGCAAAAGGGCTATAGCCAGTGGCATAGCGATCTGGAGCATCAGGCCACCTGGCTTGAGAACAACCAGCTGTCAGATTTTCTGACGGCGCCGGTACAGGACTCCCAGGCCGCGTTCGATAAAAGCTTTAACGCCTGGCAGCAGGACATGAACCAGTTCGTTGAAGAGGCGAGCAGCGACAGCCGCACCAGCTATCACATGTCGGGGGTGATTTTCGCCACCGTGGTGATCCTGGCGCTGCTTCTCACCGGCGGGGCGCTGCTCTGGTCGCGCAAGATGATCGTCCTGCCGCTGGCGATTATCAGCAGCCATTTTGACAGCATCGCCAAAGGCAATCTGGCGCGTCCGGTCGCGGTATTTGGTAAGAACGAAATTTCAGCCATTTTTGCCAGCCTGAAAGCAATGCAGGGATCGCTTCGCGAAACGGTGACCGATGTGCGACAGGGCAGTTATGCGATGCACACCGGTATTTCCGAAATCGCGGCGGGGAACAACGATTTGTCGTCCCGTACTGAGCAGCAGGCTGCGTCTCTGGCGCAAACAGCGGCCAGTATGGAAGAGCTGACGGCCACCGTCAGCCAGAACGCCGACAACGCCCGGCAGGCATCGGACCTGGCGAAACAGGCGGCTTTAACAGCGAAAAAGGGCGGGGATCAGGCGTCGCATGTGGCCAGCACCATGCAGCAGATCGCCACCAGCTCGCAGAAAATTGGCGACATTATTAGCGTGATCGACGGTATCGCGTTTCAGACGAACATTCTGGCATTGAACGCCGCCGTTGAAGCGGCGCGTGCCGGTGAACAGGGCCGTGGTTTTGCGGTGGTGGCAGGCGAAGTGCGCAATCTCGCCAGCCGCAGCGCGAACGCGGCGAAAGAGATCAAGGTATTGATTGAAGAGTCCGTCTCTCGGGTGCAACAGGGTTCTCAGCTGGTGGATACCGCTGCCCACACGATGACGGAAATTGTCACCTCGGTGACGCGTGTAAACGACATTATGGGCGAAATTGCTTCCGCCTCAGACGAACAGCGTCGCGGCATCGAACAGGTCGCACTGGCCGTGACGCAGATGGATCAGGTAACGCAACAGAACGCTTCTCTTGTTGAAGAAGCGGCTGCCGCTACCGACCAGCTCGCAAACCAGGCCGATCATCTGACGGGTCTGGTCGCCGTTTTTAACGTAAAAGAGCAAGTCGAAAAAGTAGCAGAAGTCGGGCGGTCACAGGCCGTGCCAGTTGTAACCTGA
- a CDS encoding molecular chaperone has protein sequence MKASSIRYGVLGMWAVLAVMTGRANAAATILLWPIDPWLSADTKATELWIQNQGNSATTMQVRIMRWKQENGFERYTAQQDVVASPPIVTIGKDGKQLIRLIKQNDVPMGVEQAYRIIVDEIPQPGDKSRPEIGLKIQMRYSIPLFVYGQGIPTIKEGAHHALVEPQNLSWKIVQEDGKPALQVRNRGDVHVRLSQVLLDKRTIADGLLGYVLPDSTRSWPLPAGVHQASQMSAQINAGNAQWQSAPAH, from the coding sequence ATGAAGGCATCATCTATTCGCTATGGCGTACTGGGGATGTGGGCCGTCCTGGCCGTGATGACGGGGAGGGCCAACGCGGCGGCGACCATTCTGCTGTGGCCGATCGACCCCTGGCTTTCCGCGGATACCAAAGCCACCGAGCTGTGGATCCAGAATCAGGGTAACAGCGCCACCACCATGCAGGTGCGCATAATGCGCTGGAAGCAGGAGAACGGTTTCGAGCGCTACACCGCTCAGCAGGATGTGGTCGCCAGCCCGCCGATTGTCACCATTGGCAAAGACGGCAAGCAGCTGATTCGTCTTATCAAGCAGAACGACGTTCCGATGGGCGTCGAGCAAGCCTACCGCATTATCGTCGACGAAATTCCTCAGCCCGGCGACAAATCCCGTCCCGAAATCGGCCTAAAAATCCAGATGCGCTACTCCATTCCGCTGTTCGTCTACGGCCAGGGCATCCCGACGATCAAAGAGGGGGCGCATCACGCCCTGGTGGAGCCGCAAAACCTGAGCTGGAAGATTGTGCAGGAGGACGGTAAACCCGCACTGCAGGTACGCAATCGGGGCGATGTCCACGTCCGTCTGAGCCAGGTGTTGCTCGACAAGCGGACCATCGCCGACGGTCTGCTGGGCTATGTCCTCCCGGACAGTACCCGCAGCTGGCCGTTGCCGGCAGGCGTGCATCAGGCCAGCCAGATGAGTGCGCAAATTAACGCCGGGAACGCGCAATGGCAGTCGGCGCCCGCCCACTGA
- the cheY gene encoding chemotaxis response regulator CheY, with protein sequence MADKELRFLVVDDFSTMRRIVRNLLKELGFNNVEEAEDGVDALNKLQAGGFDFVISDWNMPNMDGLDLLKTIRADGKMSALPVLMVTAEAKKENIIAAAQAGASGYVVKPFTAAILEEKLGKIFEKLGM encoded by the coding sequence ATGGCGGACAAAGAGCTCAGATTTTTGGTTGTGGATGACTTTTCCACCATGCGTCGTATCGTGCGCAACCTGCTGAAAGAGCTAGGTTTTAATAACGTTGAAGAAGCAGAAGATGGCGTTGACGCCCTCAACAAATTACAGGCCGGTGGCTTTGATTTTGTGATCTCTGACTGGAACATGCCAAATATGGACGGTCTGGATCTGCTCAAAACGATTCGCGCTGACGGCAAAATGTCCGCTCTTCCGGTTCTGATGGTGACAGCAGAAGCGAAGAAAGAGAACATTATTGCGGCAGCGCAGGCGGGCGCAAGCGGGTATGTGGTGAAACCATTTACGGCGGCGATTCTGGAAGAGAAACTCGGCAAAATCTTCGAGAAACTCGGCATGTGA
- the cheR gene encoding protein-glutamate O-methyltransferase CheR: protein MTSPNPSGQSSLLQQMTQRLALSDAHFRRICQLIYQRAGIVLADHKRDMVYNRLVRRLRTLELDDFGRYLGMLEANPNSAEWQAFINSLTTNLTAFFREGHHFPVLAEHARRRSGEYRVWSAAASTGEEPYSLAITLADTLGMAPGRWKVYASDIDTEVLEKARNGVYRQDELKTLSPQQLQRYFMRGTGPHEGLVRVRQELANCVEFAPVNLLDKQYNVPGPFDAIFCRNVMIYFDKTTQQEILRRFAPLLKPDGLLFAGHSENFSNLAREFVLRGQTVYALSKEKA from the coding sequence ATGACCTCACCAAACCCCTCGGGGCAATCGTCATTATTGCAGCAAATGACCCAGCGCCTCGCGCTGTCCGACGCGCATTTTCGTCGGATATGTCAGTTGATTTACCAGCGTGCAGGGATTGTGCTTGCCGACCATAAGCGAGACATGGTCTACAACCGACTGGTCCGGCGCTTACGCACCCTGGAGCTTGATGATTTTGGTCGTTATCTGGGCATGCTGGAGGCTAACCCTAACAGCGCCGAGTGGCAGGCCTTTATCAACTCGCTGACCACGAACCTGACGGCATTTTTCCGCGAAGGTCACCACTTCCCGGTACTGGCGGAACATGCCCGCCGTCGTAGCGGGGAATATCGTGTCTGGAGCGCGGCGGCGTCGACGGGCGAAGAGCCTTACTCGCTGGCGATTACCCTTGCCGATACGCTGGGCATGGCGCCCGGCCGCTGGAAGGTGTACGCCAGCGATATCGACACCGAAGTGCTGGAGAAAGCGCGCAACGGCGTCTATCGCCAGGACGAGCTGAAAACCCTGTCGCCGCAGCAGCTGCAGCGTTACTTCATGCGCGGCACAGGCCCGCATGAAGGGCTGGTTCGCGTGCGTCAGGAGCTGGCGAATTGCGTGGAGTTCGCTCCGGTCAATTTGCTCGATAAACAGTACAACGTACCGGGTCCTTTCGACGCGATATTTTGCCGTAACGTAATGATTTATTTTGATAAAACGACGCAGCAGGAGATCCTGCGCCGTTTTGCTCCGCTGCTCAAGCCCGATGGCTTGCTGTTTGCCGGGCATTCGGAGAACTTCAGCAACCTCGCCCGCGAATTTGTTCTGCGCGGCCAGACGGTATATGCGCTGAGTAAGGAAAAAGCATGA